The nucleotide sequence ACTCCGGCTGCCGCCGCAATTCCGATGCTGTTGTAAAGGAAAGAAAACGCCAGATTCTGCCTGATCTTTGACATCGCCTTTTTGCTCAGATCAATGGCTCGTACAACATCTTTCAGGTTACCCTTGATCAGGACGATGTCTCCCGTCTCAATCGCTACGTCCGTGCCTGAACCTATCGCAATTCCGACATCCGACTCAGCAAGTGCGGGCGCATCGTTTATGCCGTCGCCAACCATGGCCACGACGGATCCGTCCTGCTTGAGCGACTTGATCGCCAACGCCTTCTTTGGAGGGGTGACGCCATGCATCACGCGCTGTATCCCTACCTGGCTGGCAACGGAATTGGCGGTCCTCTCGTTGTCGCCAGTAATCATCGTCGTTGCCACTCCCATCGCTTTCAAGTCAGTGACGGCCGCCACAGAATCCGCTTTGATCGTGTCAGCCAATGCCAGGAGGCCGATGACTTCATTATCGACCGCCACCGCCACAAGCGTCTTGCCTTGTCGCTCCAACGCGTCGGCCTTGTCCTGAAGATGGTTCGGGACGGACAATCCGCTCAGGCCCATCAGTCGGTCGTTTCCCACGATTATCTTCCTGCCATCATGCTTCCCCTCGACGCCGAAGCCTGGGACCGCACGGAAGGATATGCAGGCAGGCGCGTGAACATGGGCATCGTTAGAGGCTCTCATGACAGCCTTGGCAATGGGATGATCCGACGAGCACTCGGCCATCATGGCCACCTCCAACACCTCCTGCGTGTTTGAAGCGTCACTAGCCACGATGTCAGTGACGGAAGGCTCACCCTTGGTCAAGGTGCCCGTCTTGTCGAATGCGATGACGGAAATCTTACCCGCCG is from Candidatus Thermoplasmatota archaeon and encodes:
- a CDS encoding heavy metal translocating P-type ATPase, which codes for KVIGGTINRNGILRIEAMGMGEHSAMSQIIRLVREAQSSKAPIQRVADKVLSYFIPAVFLISLLTFLLWFFALEGSLSFSLTAAITVLVIACPCALGIAVPTVILVATGKGAEMGILFKNGEAVETAGKISVIAFDKTGTLTKGEPSVTDIVASDASNTQEVLEVAMMAECSSDHPIAKAVMRASNDAHVHAPACISFRAVPGFGVEGKHDGRKIIVGNDRLMGLSGLSVPNHLQDKADALERQGKTLVAVAVDNEVIGLLALADTIKADSVAAVTDLKAMGVATTMITGDNERTANSVASQVGIQRVMHGVTPPKKALAIKSLKQDGSVVAMVGDGINDAPALAESDVGIAIGSGTDVAIETGDIVLIKGNLKDVVRAIDLSKKAMSKIRQNLAFSFLYNSIGIAAAAGVLFPLTHSLVLTPVLAAVAEVISDFVVIGNALLLRRYTPT